The following are encoded together in the Flavobacteriales bacterium genome:
- a CDS encoding TonB-dependent receptor gives MRKLLVLVFAVILAVGSAYAQKTRVHGVVRDANSAESLISANVVYGEGKGVVTDFDGQFSIELPNGDYTFQVTYIGYEPISKTVKANGGDLELNFSLTTVTLNEVRVVADMALDRETPVAFTNIDPVKIREEVSSQPLPMLLNSTPGVYATQQGGGAGDARVTIRGFSQRNISVQIDGVPMNDMETGWVYWSNWFGLDGVTQRIQVQRGLGASKLSIPAVGGSMNILTAGITSKRSTEVGVTVGNNGLIRTNVSYNSGRLPKGWGVTAAFAYDYQNGWVDATSASRFFYFVKLQKQFGNHTLSASAMGAPQTRGQRSYMQPIYIYDRAYAQSLGVDLNNTSVTSNPLPGNYGRRYNQQWGNLIQSRNDPNAMGQQQSVAENFYHKPIFSLKHFWSKGKWAVSNIAYGSFGKGGGTQLRGNTAAFDQYGQYDLTALYNENIIGTAFVPPYDTTVVNDTSQYKARNFVLANMNNHYWYGLLSTVNHKFNDYWDLAVGIDFRSYWVEHYSTPYDLLGGDYVVINSTTQQTNLFDPSDNVKRVGDVAGYRANTSVYTAGVFAQLEYSKDKFSGFISVSGANNSYRRSDQYRKRDLVLEDTTMRQVLGINDTVVYNGNVYTHNSKEARVATTDWIHFQGGTAKMGVNYRINDHMNVFVNGGVFFRPPYISDVYAGTSFNIVKGVATEVAWGVELGYGIKYSRWAANLNLYRTTWESRPVQTSVAIGGTPTTINIPNLGSVHQGIEVDAIYKTAWYFDVEGLISYGDWRWKGQALGYYYIQGSDTPVDSVDVDANGVHVGDAAQFQVSGSIKVKPVKDVYIKGQITYFANYYSDFNPLDLQGDNRGRDSWKVPSYYLFDIHAGWTIKLKKMDVMLRASVLNVLDRTYISDAQNNAVSGSQTFDATAAQVFVGQGRRWTASVGIKF, from the coding sequence ATGAGGAAACTTCTCGTTCTTGTTTTTGCGGTAATTCTAGCCGTAGGATCAGCTTACGCTCAGAAAACGCGTGTGCATGGCGTTGTGAGAGATGCGAATTCGGCTGAATCGCTGATATCTGCCAACGTGGTCTATGGCGAAGGAAAAGGAGTTGTGACCGATTTTGACGGCCAATTTTCCATCGAACTTCCGAACGGTGATTATACGTTTCAAGTAACGTATATCGGCTACGAACCGATATCAAAAACCGTGAAGGCTAACGGTGGCGACCTGGAATTGAACTTTTCCCTCACCACAGTAACGCTTAATGAGGTTCGTGTAGTGGCCGATATGGCACTTGACCGCGAAACACCTGTGGCCTTTACCAACATCGATCCGGTTAAAATTCGAGAGGAGGTTTCTTCGCAACCATTGCCAATGCTTCTGAACTCAACCCCTGGTGTGTATGCCACACAGCAAGGTGGTGGAGCTGGAGACGCAAGAGTGACAATCCGTGGTTTTTCTCAGCGAAACATCTCTGTTCAGATAGATGGTGTGCCAATGAATGATATGGAAACCGGCTGGGTGTATTGGAGCAACTGGTTCGGGTTAGATGGTGTAACGCAGCGTATTCAGGTTCAACGTGGATTAGGGGCCAGCAAACTTTCCATTCCGGCCGTTGGTGGAAGCATGAACATTCTCACCGCAGGAATCACATCCAAACGCTCTACAGAAGTTGGCGTAACGGTTGGGAACAATGGTCTTATAAGAACCAATGTCAGCTACAATTCTGGCCGATTGCCAAAAGGCTGGGGTGTAACGGCTGCGTTTGCCTACGATTATCAGAACGGGTGGGTCGATGCTACTTCGGCAAGTCGCTTCTTCTATTTCGTTAAACTTCAGAAGCAGTTCGGAAACCATACCTTGAGTGCTTCTGCTATGGGCGCTCCACAAACAAGAGGGCAGCGTAGTTACATGCAACCGATTTACATTTACGATAGGGCTTATGCACAATCACTGGGTGTGGATCTTAACAACACTTCAGTCACTTCAAATCCATTACCAGGTAATTACGGAAGACGCTACAATCAGCAGTGGGGAAACTTGATTCAAAGCAGGAATGATCCTAATGCGATGGGCCAGCAACAATCCGTTGCTGAGAATTTCTATCACAAGCCGATTTTCAGCCTGAAACATTTCTGGTCTAAAGGAAAATGGGCCGTTTCCAATATTGCTTACGGATCGTTTGGCAAAGGTGGAGGAACGCAACTTAGAGGGAATACGGCTGCTTTTGATCAATATGGTCAATACGACCTTACAGCTCTCTATAACGAAAACATCATAGGAACGGCTTTTGTACCTCCGTACGATACCACTGTTGTGAACGACACAAGTCAGTATAAGGCAAGAAACTTCGTTCTGGCCAATATGAATAACCATTATTGGTACGGACTGCTCTCCACGGTCAACCATAAGTTCAATGACTATTGGGATCTTGCCGTAGGAATTGATTTCCGTTCGTATTGGGTTGAGCACTACAGTACGCCTTATGATCTTTTGGGCGGAGATTACGTGGTCATTAACTCTACTACACAACAGACCAATCTTTTCGACCCTTCCGATAACGTGAAGCGAGTGGGAGATGTGGCTGGATATCGTGCTAATACGAGTGTTTATACTGCAGGTGTTTTTGCGCAGCTCGAATATTCAAAAGACAAGTTTTCAGGTTTTATCAGTGTTTCCGGTGCCAATAATTCTTATCGGAGGTCAGACCAGTACCGTAAGCGTGACCTAGTGCTTGAAGACACCACTATGCGGCAAGTATTGGGAATCAACGATACTGTTGTGTATAACGGGAACGTATATACTCACAATAGTAAGGAAGCGAGGGTTGCTACTACAGACTGGATCCATTTTCAAGGAGGAACTGCCAAAATGGGCGTCAATTACCGCATCAACGATCATATGAATGTGTTTGTGAATGGCGGTGTCTTTTTCCGTCCGCCATATATATCGGACGTTTATGCAGGAACGAGCTTCAATATTGTGAAAGGTGTTGCTACGGAAGTTGCTTGGGGAGTTGAATTGGGTTATGGTATCAAGTATTCTCGTTGGGCTGCCAATCTCAATCTTTATCGGACAACTTGGGAAAGTCGGCCAGTTCAGACTTCTGTTGCAATTGGCGGGACACCAACCACCATCAATATCCCTAATCTAGGTTCGGTACATCAAGGAATTGAGGTGGATGCGATTTACAAAACAGCTTGGTATTTTGATGTTGAAGGATTGATCTCTTACGGTGACTGGAGATGGAAAGGACAGGCATTGGGTTACTATTACATTCAAGGCAGCGATACGCCTGTAGACTCGGTTGATGTGGACGCTAACGGTGTTCATGTGGGCGATGCCGCTCAGTTTCAGGTATCGGGCAGCATTAAAGTGAAGCCTGTGAAGGACGTGTACATCAAAGGGCAGATCACGTATTTCGCAAACTATTATTCCGATTTCAATCCACTCGATCTTCAAGGTGATAATCGTGGTCGGGATTCGTGGAAAGTACCATCGTATTATCTGTTTGACATTCATGCCGGATGGACCATCAAACTCAAAAAAATGGACGTGATGTTGCGTGCAAGCGTGCTTAACGTTCTTGATAGAACATATATTTCTGATGCGCAGAACAATGCTGTTTCTGGATCACAGACCTTTGATGCCACGGCTGCGCAGGTTTTTGTAGGACAAGGAAGACGTTGGACAGCCTCAGTAGGCATTAAATTTTGA
- a CDS encoding lamin tail domain-containing protein: protein MKKLVLLSFALIGSFGVQAQDCSELFISEYVVGSGNNRALELYNPTNAPIDLSEYSVGRFRDGSGTPMLVALAGTIPSHGTYVIVVDKRNASGTGLEEPVDMALQAVADTFVNPTYVQSNSPFYFNGDDAVPLIKGGGNNLLDIIGKIGEDPGTAWSDANGTWWTTDKTLIRKPSVLKGDTDGLNDFLPEVEWDSLPENTFTELGWHTCDCFGLGVNDGQVSKFNMFPNPAVDKHLMVSASQDLSSIQVFNILGQEAAKFNFDKAPTNKHQLKLEHLTTGIYIVRVALKNGDVLSRKVMLGK from the coding sequence ATGAAAAAACTTGTACTTCTATCTTTCGCTTTAATCGGATCATTTGGTGTTCAGGCACAGGACTGTTCTGAACTTTTCATTTCAGAATATGTAGTAGGATCTGGTAACAACCGAGCATTAGAGCTTTATAATCCAACTAACGCTCCGATTGATCTGAGCGAATACAGCGTAGGTCGTTTCCGTGATGGATCAGGCACACCAATGCTTGTTGCACTTGCTGGTACTATTCCTTCTCATGGCACCTATGTGATTGTGGTTGATAAACGAAATGCTAGTGGAACTGGGTTGGAAGAGCCAGTTGATATGGCGTTGCAAGCAGTTGCTGATACATTCGTTAATCCTACATATGTTCAATCAAACTCTCCTTTTTATTTCAATGGTGATGATGCGGTGCCGTTGATCAAAGGAGGTGGAAATAACCTTTTGGATATCATTGGAAAGATCGGAGAAGACCCAGGAACAGCATGGAGCGATGCCAACGGAACATGGTGGACAACTGACAAGACACTTATCAGAAAACCGTCAGTTCTTAAAGGTGATACGGACGGATTGAATGATTTTCTTCCTGAAGTGGAATGGGACAGCCTTCCAGAAAACACATTTACCGAATTGGGATGGCACACCTGTGATTGCTTCGGACTTGGAGTGAATGACGGCCAAGTAAGCAAATTCAACATGTTCCCAAACCCTGCGGTAGACAAGCATTTGATGGTGTCTGCTTCTCAGGACCTTTCTAGCATCCAAGTATTCAACATCCTTGGTCAAGAAGCTGCAAAATTCAACTTTGACAAAGCTCCTACAAACAAGCATCAGCTTAAATTGGAACACCTCACAACAGGGATCTACATCGTTCGTGTGGCTCTGAAAAATGGAGATGTGCTGTCGCGCAAAGTAATGCTCGGTAAGTAA
- a CDS encoding gliding motility-associated C-terminal domain-containing protein has translation MKRTLLIIPLLFIFLNVLGQNWLKGTGGAGNDEALDITSNGQGGFLVSGFFSYSTDFNGTVLNSLGEIDAFVAQTNPQGEISWVKQFGGTGSDAAYANDIDASGNIFVSGYFSGTMTVDGTTLNSNSGSQDVFLAKLDPTGNLLWIKTFGGFDHDFVYDLAVDQAGNAIITGNFKGTITVGSNTYNSVIDPEDNEPSYDIFVVKYDASGNVLWSKNGQANHDDRGTGLAVNSNNEIALIGQFSDTLTLTNIYPNQVYNSGFVMMFDSDGDEMWMRKMSASMCIPYDIVFYQDSLMYITGDFTGQLAIFTTPLTTTNSPYLSKLFLTKMNTQGDVLWLENDGSDTQVSSRAVDVDASGNAYITGYFKCRMDEYSQQYGDGVFYSADRRDVFVTQYSSTGTRNWERQFGGPGDDVAWDMVIQGTQPIVVGAFSKYFHAPNSGSFLSTGWTTDQPLFLPNSPSMNYCTDTHYGSFATIESTGQQDILIAKPVDLSRQPYDYFSRNGTNCDRDFLTPCINGTCPDTIQSCELVGLEYESVTGSNGFIGPTYNFLWSTGSTATAIGGLGSGTYWLQVSRDDNCYSNSDSVVVIVHDIPNAPLISDDVVVNTEAASPDRIFVCYPDSVHLSMSGIDTINNLYGWSWSSSLIQHPFLDTTITTSGLYTAHHQSPAGCETATDVLVHIDDWANEDTLDPHILVGTSTYDLSQTDTLIACSGDMIQYLVIDSSHYQTVGLSMPYFSSDWSISFPDIPSSMTYFDWYENETGDLDTWMMGNSFEATESTWVILDVELTDHCNGDTSTYILHHEFYLDVTNFNTQEYGNHRICPGDTLQIGVNGGAFYHWTGPAIISPDTLNSITVNSAGTYEWTTSVLTPSGSTCSESDTFRIRNLEAPDITMVPSNGVICPNDSVQMTAPPGSNYQWIGPNNAVVGSVQTIWANTPGFYFCEMVNTGGCFLISNEVEVRGFNTPYISAEPQQTICEGGTVTLTVFANEGSILDWPSPLVDGLTEQDIYQAGYYEVTASFCGITDTLGITVIDVSPEVNLNIAGYDTICASELLEVHAPSGYYSYEWNTGSQDVEIEITQSGMYFLTAENFDGCIGHSDTLYVEVLPAPEPPTLSDTTICLGGTAISYVQSSGQPVYWFTQQMDSLGIFSSITTDSVTASFSYYAAHFNGACFSVLDTASINLFQGVAPPLILGSTTLCPGDLLQLSTDSSQTLSYSWLLPDSTFVNGTELGLSAPDSGIYTLFAEHPVCGVQTVSEYVQLVTASDFSIVFSMGDSLNCLGDSVWLVLPGSFSELSWLPYQSPLDSILILENSEVWASVVDTNGCGLNTDTVHVQFQAPPSALALPHDTICQGETAILNVNSINILLLDDGQNQSVITSPFESDIIASDTAYIFLFADSVGCLSPPMNWQISATQVPGTLEISGDTSLCEGEQLQLSVSPSNLGIIVFFDEFSDTLGVASNGQLQINNVSDGNPAGGAYAILEIDGCTVQSAFLEINVLPLPDDPNLIIVGNGCPEDTVLVYASDSTSLDHFWIGPNGFSSTETILVFDPIEANEQGTYSLRIEQNSCSSDTSSIEIAIAPVPDVELIPDTVICFGDILDLILDHSYDQVLWSTNETGEIISVSDSGIYWVTVTNEFGCWNSDTTIVETVTCNLITSNIITPNGDGYNDVFKLEAEGLVEVHVKIFSRFGKLIYEWRTLDGAWDGTTQDTRLNVSDGTYYFVGNYLDVSGEYGTKKGYIQVIR, from the coding sequence ATGAAACGCACTTTACTAATCATTCCCCTGTTATTTATCTTCTTGAATGTCCTTGGTCAGAATTGGCTAAAAGGAACCGGAGGTGCCGGAAATGACGAGGCATTGGACATAACTTCTAACGGTCAAGGAGGGTTCCTCGTTTCTGGGTTTTTCTCTTACAGCACTGACTTTAATGGAACCGTATTGAACTCTCTTGGTGAAATTGATGCCTTCGTTGCACAAACCAATCCGCAGGGTGAAATAAGTTGGGTAAAGCAGTTCGGTGGAACGGGGAGTGATGCTGCCTACGCCAACGACATTGACGCGAGTGGTAACATTTTCGTGTCAGGTTATTTCTCTGGCACGATGACAGTGGATGGAACAACCCTTAACTCAAACAGTGGTTCGCAGGATGTATTCCTCGCCAAACTCGACCCAACGGGAAACCTCCTTTGGATAAAGACCTTTGGAGGTTTTGATCACGACTTTGTTTATGACCTGGCGGTCGATCAGGCAGGAAACGCCATCATTACCGGAAACTTCAAAGGAACGATCACGGTTGGTTCAAATACCTACAATTCGGTCATTGATCCTGAAGACAACGAGCCCTCCTACGACATCTTTGTGGTGAAATACGATGCATCAGGGAATGTCCTTTGGTCAAAAAACGGGCAAGCGAACCATGACGACCGTGGAACGGGCCTGGCGGTAAACAGCAACAACGAGATTGCGCTGATAGGTCAGTTCTCCGACACGCTCACCCTAACCAACATTTATCCCAACCAAGTTTACAACTCGGGTTTTGTGATGATGTTCGATTCCGATGGTGATGAGATGTGGATGCGAAAAATGAGTGCGAGCATGTGCATTCCTTACGATATCGTGTTCTATCAGGATTCACTGATGTACATAACTGGAGATTTCACGGGACAACTTGCCATTTTCACAACCCCACTGACCACCACAAACTCACCCTATCTGAGCAAGTTATTTCTGACGAAGATGAACACACAAGGGGATGTGCTATGGCTTGAAAACGATGGTTCTGACACCCAAGTAAGTTCGCGCGCGGTTGATGTCGATGCCAGTGGAAATGCTTACATCACTGGCTATTTCAAATGTCGGATGGATGAATATTCCCAACAATATGGTGATGGCGTGTTCTATTCGGCCGACCGCAGAGACGTTTTCGTGACGCAATATTCTTCAACCGGAACACGAAATTGGGAACGGCAGTTCGGTGGACCCGGAGATGATGTGGCTTGGGATATGGTAATTCAAGGAACGCAGCCAATTGTTGTTGGAGCATTTTCCAAGTACTTCCATGCGCCTAATAGCGGCAGCTTCTTGTCAACAGGTTGGACAACAGATCAGCCGCTGTTTTTACCTAACAGCCCTTCTATGAACTATTGTACAGACACGCATTATGGTTCTTTCGCTACCATCGAAAGCACTGGCCAACAGGACATACTAATCGCCAAACCAGTAGATCTGAGTAGACAACCCTACGACTATTTCAGCAGGAACGGCACCAACTGTGACCGCGATTTTCTGACGCCATGCATCAATGGCACCTGTCCCGACACGATTCAAAGCTGCGAACTTGTTGGTCTTGAATATGAATCTGTTACAGGTTCGAACGGGTTTATTGGTCCTACTTACAATTTCCTCTGGTCAACTGGTAGCACAGCCACAGCCATTGGCGGACTTGGATCGGGCACATATTGGCTTCAAGTGAGCAGAGATGACAATTGCTATTCAAATTCAGATTCTGTTGTGGTTATCGTTCATGACATCCCAAATGCACCATTGATCTCTGACGATGTTGTAGTGAACACGGAAGCAGCTTCGCCTGATCGAATTTTCGTTTGTTACCCAGATAGCGTTCATCTGAGCATGAGCGGAATCGATACGATCAATAATCTTTATGGCTGGTCTTGGTCTTCTAGCCTTATTCAACATCCTTTTTTAGACACAACGATTACCACGTCCGGATTGTACACGGCACATCATCAATCTCCCGCAGGGTGCGAAACAGCAACGGATGTTCTTGTTCACATTGACGATTGGGCAAATGAAGATACGCTCGACCCTCACATTCTGGTGGGGACTTCAACTTATGATCTCTCACAGACAGATACGCTCATCGCTTGTTCCGGAGACATGATCCAATACTTGGTCATCGATAGTTCCCACTATCAAACAGTAGGACTGTCCATGCCGTATTTTTCCTCTGATTGGAGTATTAGTTTTCCCGACATCCCTTCTTCAATGACTTATTTCGACTGGTACGAAAATGAAACAGGAGACCTTGACACTTGGATGATGGGAAATTCATTTGAAGCCACGGAATCAACTTGGGTCATACTTGACGTTGAGCTGACCGACCATTGCAATGGCGACACCTCCACCTACATCCTTCATCATGAGTTCTATCTGGACGTGACAAATTTCAACACGCAGGAATATGGCAATCATCGCATCTGTCCGGGGGATACACTACAAATTGGCGTTAACGGAGGTGCCTTTTACCATTGGACGGGTCCGGCCATCATTAGCCCAGATACATTGAACTCGATTACGGTAAACAGTGCTGGCACCTATGAATGGACAACTTCTGTGCTCACTCCTTCTGGAAGCACTTGTAGCGAATCCGATACCTTCCGCATCCGCAATTTGGAGGCCCCAGACATTACTATGGTTCCGTCAAACGGAGTGATCTGTCCCAATGATTCTGTGCAGATGACCGCACCTCCTGGCAGCAATTATCAATGGATAGGCCCCAATAATGCCGTTGTGGGTTCCGTCCAGACCATTTGGGCAAATACTCCTGGTTTCTATTTCTGTGAAATGGTAAACACAGGTGGTTGCTTTCTGATTTCAAACGAAGTTGAGGTGCGCGGGTTCAACACTCCATACATCTCGGCTGAACCGCAACAGACCATTTGCGAAGGCGGAACCGTTACACTGACCGTATTTGCAAATGAAGGCTCAATTTTGGATTGGCCCTCACCATTGGTTGACGGTCTAACAGAACAGGATATCTATCAGGCCGGATATTATGAAGTAACGGCCTCTTTCTGTGGTATCACTGATACACTGGGAATCACCGTAATTGATGTTTCTCCAGAAGTCAATCTGAACATTGCTGGATACGACACTATCTGTGCAAGCGAATTATTGGAAGTGCACGCCCCTTCGGGTTACTATTCCTATGAGTGGAACACTGGGTCACAAGATGTGGAGATTGAGATCACCCAATCGGGCATGTATTTTCTGACCGCAGAGAATTTTGACGGGTGTATCGGTCATTCCGATACCCTGTATGTGGAGGTGCTTCCTGCGCCTGAACCGCCAACATTGTCAGACACCACCATTTGTCTTGGGGGAACAGCCATTTCCTATGTTCAAAGCAGCGGCCAACCCGTCTATTGGTTCACTCAACAAATGGATTCACTTGGAATCTTTTCGTCCATCACCACCGATTCGGTAACAGCAAGCTTCTCGTATTATGCTGCGCATTTCAATGGCGCGTGTTTCAGCGTATTGGACACGGCCTCAATCAATCTTTTCCAAGGAGTTGCACCGCCATTGATTTTAGGTTCAACCACGCTTTGTCCTGGAGACTTGTTGCAATTAAGTACCGATTCATCTCAAACGCTCAGTTACTCGTGGCTATTGCCCGATTCAACATTCGTAAATGGAACGGAATTGGGTCTATCGGCACCCGATTCGGGTATCTACACGCTTTTTGCGGAACATCCGGTTTGTGGCGTCCAAACAGTAAGTGAATATGTCCAATTGGTCACTGCTTCCGATTTTTCCATTGTGTTTTCGATGGGCGATTCGCTCAACTGTCTTGGCGATTCTGTTTGGCTGGTTCTACCCGGTTCTTTCTCTGAATTATCATGGCTTCCTTACCAATCACCGTTAGATTCAATTCTGATCCTAGAGAATTCCGAAGTCTGGGCTTCTGTGGTCGACACGAACGGTTGCGGACTGAACACAGATACAGTGCATGTTCAGTTTCAAGCGCCACCATCAGCACTAGCGTTGCCGCATGATACAATCTGCCAAGGAGAAACCGCTATACTTAACGTGAATTCGATCAATATACTGCTGCTTGACGATGGGCAGAATCAAAGTGTGATAACAAGTCCATTTGAATCGGACATCATAGCATCTGACACAGCCTATATTTTTCTTTTTGCCGATTCTGTAGGATGTCTTTCTCCTCCCATGAATTGGCAAATATCCGCAACTCAAGTTCCTGGAACGTTGGAAATTTCTGGAGACACCTCGCTTTGCGAAGGGGAACAACTTCAACTGAGTGTTTCTCCTTCGAACTTAGGAATCATTGTGTTCTTCGATGAATTCTCAGATACATTAGGCGTAGCCTCCAACGGACAATTGCAGATAAACAATGTTTCGGATGGAAACCCTGCAGGAGGTGCTTACGCCATCTTGGAAATTGATGGCTGCACGGTTCAATCGGCCTTTTTGGAGATCAATGTTCTTCCGCTGCCGGACGACCCAAATCTTATCATAGTAGGCAACGGATGTCCAGAGGACACGGTTCTCGTTTACGCTTCGGATTCTACCAGCCTAGACCATTTTTGGATTGGCCCAAACGGGTTCAGTTCCACAGAAACGATTCTTGTGTTCGACCCTATAGAAGCAAATGAGCAAGGAACTTATTCGCTCCGTATTGAACAAAATAGTTGTTCTTCGGATACGAGTTCTATCGAAATTGCCATTGCTCCTGTTCCTGATGTTGAACTGATTCCCGATACGGTCATCTGCTTCGGAGATATTCTTGACTTGATATTAGATCACTCATATGATCAGGTCCTTTGGTCAACCAATGAAACGGGCGAAATCATCTCCGTATCAGATTCTGGCATTTACTGGGTAACCGTTACTAACGAATTCGGTTGTTGGAATTCGGACACGACCATTGTCGAAACGGTGACGTGTAATTTGATCACGTCCAATATTATTACTCCAAACGGTGATGGTTACAATGACGTGTTCAAATTGGAAGCCGAAGGCTTGGTAGAGGTTCACGTCAAAATCTTCTCTCGATTTGGAAAGCTCATTTACGAATGGCGGACACTTGATGGTGCTTGGGATGGAACCACGCAGGATACCAGGCTGAATGTTTCAGATGGCACCTACTATTTTGTAGGAAACTACTTGGATGTTTCGGGAGAGTACGGCACCAAGAAAGGCTACATCCAAGTAATTCGTTGA